A region of Argentina anserina chromosome 5, drPotAnse1.1, whole genome shotgun sequence DNA encodes the following proteins:
- the LOC126796357 gene encoding uncharacterized protein LOC126796357, which translates to MADKNQQVYPLAPANGYRRSDGESLSEDELKRKKRIKCFAYIGIFIVFQIAVMTVFGLTVMKVKTPKVRLGTSTLTGFTSSSAAPSFSTTFNTQIRVKNTNWGPYKFDEGVVTFMYQGTSVGTFTVPKGKAGMRGTKKVNAVVSLNTDALTTSSTLGTELNGGVLTLTSQAKLTGKVELMLIMKKKKSASMSCTIQINVSEQTVRSLQCK; encoded by the coding sequence atggctgACAAGAACCAACAAGTTTATCCTTTGGCTCCGGCAAATGGTTACAGAAGAAGCGATGGAGAGTCTTTGTCCGAAGACGAGCTCAAGCGCAAGAAGAGAATCAAGTGCTTTGCTTATATTGGTATTTTCATTGTGTTCCAGATCGCAGTCATGACTGTGTTTGGTCTCACCGTGATGAAAGTTAAGACCCCCAAGGTTAGACTCGGCACAAGCACCCTCACGGGCTTCACCTCATCCAGTGCAGCACCTTCGTTCAGCACAACCTTCAACACCCAAATTAGGGTCAAGAACACCAACTGGGGTCCCTACAAGTTCGACGAAGGCGTCGTGACATTCATGTACCAAGGTACATCTGTCGGGACATTCACTGTACCCAAGGGCAAGGCCGGGATGAGAGGAACAAAGAAGGTGAACGCCGTTGTGAGCTTGAACACCGATGCATTGACGACCAGCTCCACCCTCGGCACTGAATTGAACGGTGGGGTGTTGACACTGACCAGCCAGGCCAAATTGACCGGAAAGGTTGAGTTGATGCTGatcatgaagaagaagaagtctgCGAGTATGAGCTGCACCATACAAATTAATGTGTCAGAACAGACAGTCAGGAGTTTACAATGCAAGTGA